A section of the Geoalkalibacter ferrihydriticus DSM 17813 genome encodes:
- a CDS encoding cupin domain-containing protein gives MHTTTAHELIKRLELIRHPEGGWFRETYRSSETVPAGALPERFGGGRVFSTAIYYLLESGDMSALHRIKSDEVWHFYAGSVLQIHCLLPEGSYQEFRLGADAAAGEQFQVVVPAGCWFGAELVGIAEGEGGGFALVGCTVAPGFDFADFEMAQAGDLCERYPQHAELIMKMTRV, from the coding sequence ATGCACACTACCACTGCTCATGAGTTAATCAAGCGGCTGGAACTTATCCGGCATCCGGAAGGAGGCTGGTTTCGTGAGACTTATCGATCCAGTGAAACGGTACCTGCCGGCGCTTTGCCTGAGCGTTTTGGCGGCGGTCGGGTTTTTTCCACCGCCATCTATTATCTGCTTGAGTCCGGTGACATGTCGGCTCTGCACCGCATTAAATCTGATGAAGTGTGGCATTTTTACGCCGGCTCAGTGCTGCAGATCCATTGCCTGTTGCCGGAGGGCAGTTATCAGGAATTTCGTCTTGGGGCAGATGCGGCGGCGGGGGAACAGTTCCAGGTGGTCGTACCGGCGGGGTGCTGGTTCGGAGCTGAACTGGTCGGAATAGCAGAAGGAGAAGGAGGGGGGTTCGCACTGGTCGGATGCACCGTAGCCCCAGGATTTGACTTTGCCGATTTTGAGATGGCGCAAGCAGGGGATCTGTGTGAGCGCTATCCGCAGCATGCGGAGCTGATTATGAAGATGACGAGAGTGTAG
- a CDS encoding cache domain-containing protein has product MKKMCLVFFSFLFIISTAQATTLPVTLTIAEQQAKAAFERLDAGLNSAAEKLGETGLTGAAARVVLTALCQEVSYAVDCATVDTKGVLTTIEPAEYRHFEGTDISDQDQVKQMLELHKPVLSGVFRSVEGYHAVGAHYPIFNAEGRFIGSLSVMFKPEKFLGEIIQPLVKGTQMAISVMDLEGRTLYDSDPAQIGLNIFTSEVFQPYTDLVQLARKIAATPQGQGTYRFKQEDLSGADVDKTAFWTSVSLYGVDWRLVSIQQE; this is encoded by the coding sequence ATGAAAAAAATGTGTCTGGTTTTTTTTAGTTTTTTGTTCATTATCTCTACCGCCCAGGCGACAACGCTGCCGGTTACGTTGACAATTGCAGAGCAGCAGGCAAAGGCCGCCTTTGAGCGACTTGACGCCGGTCTCAATTCAGCTGCAGAAAAACTCGGAGAAACCGGGCTGACCGGTGCAGCAGCCAGGGTTGTTTTAACGGCGCTCTGCCAGGAGGTCAGCTATGCCGTTGATTGCGCCACTGTCGACACTAAAGGGGTGCTAACGACCATTGAGCCTGCTGAATATCGCCATTTTGAAGGTACAGATATATCAGACCAGGATCAGGTCAAGCAGATGCTGGAACTTCACAAGCCGGTACTGAGTGGAGTTTTTCGTTCCGTGGAGGGGTATCACGCGGTTGGTGCACATTATCCGATATTCAATGCTGAAGGTCGTTTTATCGGCTCGCTTAGCGTCATGTTTAAACCGGAAAAATTTCTGGGAGAGATCATTCAACCTCTGGTCAAGGGGACACAGATGGCTATCTCGGTTATGGATCTGGAAGGACGAACCCTCTACGACAGCGACCCGGCACAAATTGGCCTCAACATCTTTACTTCAGAAGTATTTCAGCCCTACACCGATCTTGTTCAGCTGGCGCGAAAAATTGCTGCAACTCCTCAGGGGCAAGGCACTTACCGCTTCAAACAGGAAGATCTAAGCGGCGCTGATGTCGACAAAACTGCGTTCTGGACGAGCGTGTCCCTCTATGGAGTCGACTGGCGACTGGTGAGCATTCAGCAGGAATAA
- a CDS encoding ABC transporter substrate-binding protein: MMKSVCALIGLLLVLLLAGCHSSSSSSSYSEPVTVVKVGAVLPLDGPWSSLGESAAVALDLAVESVNYYLQEDNLQLELVVENSHSDAGGALVALQSLHAQGVRAVVGPMTSDEAAVMVGYANANDMLLVSPSSTAVSLALPDNLFRMVPNDSNQVEALIDLIKNQNFTHLLPVFLNDPYGRDFEQLMRADTSDIEVLDAIKYEVHTTHFAPVVSSIEVVADTLDPDNTAVLFIGRDSDAVQIFSSAGVSSPLADFKWFATDSIIREAAILHSPVARDFAASVELEGFTFSSEATAPVVSTMMVTGMMAAELGRTPSPSSLGVWDALWFVAEAYRLNPEADTAELIENFISVVNNAGNFSAQMTQLDDNGDMIPVRYARFVVEEGSSGIRWTLKGLFIKSINVGVLSLPVTASPTHETGEAVIGVLLPLSGANAEQGFGAQQAINLALQHANDYYQKSLGVNVNFKVEVRDTAGNPATALAQLQALHAEGIELFIGPIYSGELAAVRDYAMANDIVIISTTSTAPSLARSDDRIMRLTPDDTHQAKALSHLITAQHKEHVVMIYRDDVYGQDFVTAFSAIFEGSINSYAYAPDTTSFSTVLDQASSRVAAISEPTDTAVLVVGLDEVTSLLEELKTGSLTEVKWYGTDGISKSRTLLASPVAMAIAERIQLTCSIFDAAARTYLHFAHPVLESKLTPLLGGSSTWNEVSAYDALWLSASAFAMTGPSADSDELWAYLTNIFASSGINEMYLFNERNDQTVSHYTFYTPRETGSGPVWIATAFYRDYFFARDSLEIIGE, translated from the coding sequence ATGATGAAATCAGTATGTGCGTTGATTGGTCTGCTTCTGGTGCTGCTCCTGGCCGGGTGCCATTCTTCTTCCTCCTCCTCTTCTTATTCGGAGCCGGTGACAGTGGTCAAGGTCGGTGCTGTTCTGCCGCTGGATGGTCCATGGTCTTCGTTGGGAGAAAGCGCCGCAGTAGCGCTGGATCTTGCTGTGGAATCGGTAAATTATTATCTGCAGGAGGACAACCTTCAGCTGGAACTGGTGGTGGAGAACAGCCACAGTGATGCCGGCGGGGCTTTGGTGGCTCTTCAGTCGCTTCATGCACAGGGAGTGCGTGCGGTTGTTGGCCCCATGACCAGCGACGAAGCTGCGGTAATGGTGGGTTACGCCAATGCCAATGACATGTTGCTCGTGAGCCCGTCGAGCACCGCAGTTTCCCTCGCTCTGCCGGACAATCTGTTCCGAATGGTGCCAAATGACTCAAACCAGGTTGAGGCTCTTATTGATCTGATAAAAAATCAGAATTTCACTCACCTGCTTCCGGTTTTTCTGAATGACCCCTATGGCAGAGATTTTGAGCAGCTCATGCGCGCTGATACCAGTGACATAGAAGTCCTTGACGCCATCAAGTACGAAGTCCATACAACTCATTTTGCGCCGGTGGTGAGTAGTATCGAGGTGGTAGCTGACACATTAGATCCTGACAATACTGCTGTACTGTTCATTGGTCGTGATTCCGACGCCGTGCAGATATTCTCCAGCGCTGGTGTTTCCAGCCCGCTTGCCGACTTCAAGTGGTTTGCTACCGATTCGATTATTCGTGAAGCAGCGATTTTACATTCTCCAGTAGCCAGGGATTTTGCTGCAAGCGTAGAGCTCGAAGGATTTACCTTTTCATCGGAAGCAACGGCCCCTGTTGTTTCCACTATGATGGTGACCGGAATGATGGCAGCAGAACTTGGCAGGACGCCATCACCTTCCAGCCTGGGGGTTTGGGATGCCCTCTGGTTTGTCGCGGAAGCCTATCGCCTGAATCCCGAGGCCGACACGGCCGAATTGATAGAAAACTTCATATCCGTGGTCAATAATGCGGGCAACTTTTCAGCCCAAATGACACAACTGGATGACAATGGCGATATGATACCGGTACGGTACGCACGCTTTGTGGTTGAAGAGGGGAGCAGTGGTATACGTTGGACCCTCAAGGGGCTGTTCATCAAAAGTATTAATGTAGGAGTTTTGTCCCTTCCGGTGACCGCAAGTCCCACGCATGAAACAGGGGAGGCTGTCATCGGTGTTCTTTTGCCTCTGTCGGGTGCCAATGCCGAGCAGGGCTTTGGCGCGCAGCAAGCGATCAACCTCGCGCTTCAACATGCCAATGACTATTATCAGAAGTCTTTAGGCGTCAATGTCAATTTCAAAGTGGAAGTGCGTGACACGGCCGGCAATCCCGCAACTGCTCTTGCGCAGTTGCAAGCGTTACATGCTGAAGGTATTGAGCTGTTTATCGGCCCTATCTACAGTGGAGAACTGGCCGCCGTGCGCGACTATGCAATGGCAAACGACATCGTCATTATCAGTACCACCAGCACTGCGCCCTCCCTGGCCAGATCCGATGACCGGATCATGCGTCTTACCCCGGATGACACCCATCAGGCTAAAGCTTTGTCACACCTGATAACGGCACAGCACAAAGAGCATGTTGTGATGATTTATCGTGACGATGTGTATGGCCAGGATTTTGTCACAGCGTTCTCCGCAATATTTGAGGGGAGTATCAATAGCTACGCTTATGCACCTGATACGACCAGTTTTTCCACTGTTCTCGATCAGGCTTCATCCAGGGTCGCCGCCATTTCAGAGCCAACCGACACAGCCGTTCTGGTTGTTGGTCTTGATGAAGTCACTTCTCTGCTGGAAGAGCTGAAAACAGGATCACTGACCGAGGTGAAGTGGTACGGTACCGACGGTATCAGCAAAAGTCGAACACTGCTTGCATCGCCTGTTGCAATGGCCATTGCGGAAAGAATCCAGCTGACCTGCTCGATATTCGACGCTGCAGCAAGGACTTATTTACATTTCGCGCATCCGGTCCTCGAATCAAAGTTGACTCCGCTTCTAGGCGGATCTTCAACCTGGAACGAAGTCAGCGCCTACGATGCCCTGTGGCTCAGCGCCAGTGCTTTTGCCATGACTGGTCCCAGTGCCGATTCCGATGAGCTCTGGGCGTATCTCACGAATATCTTCGCTTCCTCCGGCATTAACGAAATGTACTTATTTAACGAACGTAATGACCAGACAGTCAGCCACTATACGTTTTATACGCCCAGGGAAACCGGCAGTGGGCCGGTCTGGATAGCGACCGCTTTCTATCGTGATTATTTTTTTGCTCGTGACAGCCTTGAGATCATAGGTGAATAG
- a CDS encoding cache domain-containing protein: MKKMCLIFISFLLIISAAQAATQPVMLTIAEQQATAAFERLDAGLKTAAEKLGETGLTGAAARVVLAALCQEVSYAVDCATVDTQGLLTTIEPAAYRHFEGTDISDQQQVKQMLELHKPVLSGVFRSVEGYDAVDAEYPIFNAEGRFIGSVSVLFKPERFLGEIIQPLVKGTPLAVTVIDVEGRILYAIDPAQIGLNIFTSEVFQPYTDLVQLVRKIVATPEGHGIYRFKREYLTAEDVDRTAFWTSASLYGVDWRLIGIRLEEHTQEPMAAVTTGAVAAEQALELLAADTTFKTALIDDDKDKAITLLEQFYASMPGLYSVQWVNAKGINRFGFPVENSLIEYDYNPGTAESDRQIFRILNKQQADVLEAPLFEGRVGYFTFKPIFSDDRYLGMVYSIKLKSD, from the coding sequence ATGAAAAAAATGTGTCTGATTTTTATTAGTTTTCTACTCATTATCTCAGCCGCACAGGCGGCAACTCAGCCGGTTATGTTGACCATTGCCGAGCAGCAAGCAACGGCTGCCTTTGAGCGTCTTGACGCCGGGCTCAAAACCGCTGCAGAAAAACTCGGAGAAACCGGGCTGACCGGTGCAGCAGCCAGGGTTGTTTTAGCGGCGCTCTGCCAGGAGGTCAGCTATGCCGTTGATTGCGCCACCGTCGATACACAAGGATTGCTGACAACGATTGAGCCTGCCGCATACCGTCATTTTGAAGGCACTGATATCTCAGATCAGCAACAAGTCAAGCAGATGCTGGAACTTCACAAACCGGTACTGAGCGGGGTTTTCCGTTCGGTTGAAGGATATGATGCGGTTGATGCGGAATATCCGATTTTCAATGCTGAAGGTCGTTTTATCGGTTCGGTGAGCGTTTTGTTCAAACCGGAAAGATTTCTGGGGGAGATCATTCAACCTCTGGTCAAGGGGACACCGCTGGCTGTCACGGTCATCGATGTGGAAGGGCGAATCCTGTACGCTATCGACCCGGCACAGATTGGCCTCAATATCTTTACTTCAGAAGTATTTCAGCCCTACACCGATCTTGTTCAGCTGGTCCGTAAAATTGTCGCCACTCCCGAGGGTCATGGCATCTATCGCTTCAAAAGGGAATACCTGACCGCTGAGGATGTTGACAGAACAGCATTCTGGACGAGCGCATCACTGTACGGAGTCGACTGGAGGCTGATCGGCATTCGGTTGGAAGAACATACTCAAGAACCGATGGCAGCAGTTACCACTGGGGCTGTTGCTGCCGAACAAGCGCTTGAATTGTTGGCTGCGGATACCACCTTCAAAACGGCACTGATTGACGACGATAAAGATAAAGCGATAACGCTGCTTGAGCAGTTTTACGCATCAATGCCGGGTCTCTACTCGGTGCAATGGGTTAACGCTAAAGGGATAAACCGTTTTGGCTTTCCGGTGGAAAACAGCCTTATCGAGTATGACTACAACCCCGGAACGGCCGAAAGCGACAGGCAGATCTTCCGGATATTGAATAAGCAACAAGCGGATGTTTTAGAAGCGCCATTGTTTGAGGGGAGAGTCGGTTATTTCACCTTTAAACCGATCTTTAGTGATGATCGGTATCTGGGCATGGTGTACAGCATAAAGCTGAAAAGCGATTAA
- a CDS encoding ShlB/FhaC/HecB family hemolysin secretion/activation protein: MNLTIRFIAAFAAVLIALPAFAQIPPDTGQTLQQLQMPPQLPFPSDGLVIEPQTQDPTAPGGPTVEVARIEFSGHSVFSTEQLEQVVDELLDQSYDLAGLRDIAWQVTSYYHHNGYPFARAFLPAQTLSDGTVQIQIVEGRYGQITAQGDDKLAAAAQRRLGSLKSGGVIASAPLERATLILDDLPGLRTSPLIRPGQELGTGDLLVTVEADKRYSGDIAVDNHGNRYTGEYRTRAGLNLNPLVLVGDQLQLRAMITSETLLLGSATYSVPLGSSGLRGQVGYAYTDYELGKEYSSLDSTGKAHITSVGLSYPIIRTQRGNLTLSAIYQHKRLIDENLADRTRRTSDSMPVSLLFDHRDGILGAGITYGSLTWTPGRVKTNVNDRPEGSFHKVTLDVARLQQITNNLTLFTRVSGQKSDSNLDSSEDFGVGGVYGVRAYPSGEGYGDQGILAQIELRYRIKQLSPYLFYDVGHVRINKHEDGSDNHRRIDGGGMGVRANYKRFTTDIAVAWRTRGGEPLSDSKDRDPRIWATLGYSF; the protein is encoded by the coding sequence GTGAACTTAACAATACGCTTCATTGCTGCCTTTGCAGCAGTCCTCATCGCCCTGCCCGCTTTCGCCCAGATACCTCCCGATACCGGCCAAACCCTGCAACAGTTGCAGATGCCACCCCAATTGCCGTTCCCCAGCGACGGTTTAGTCATCGAACCCCAGACGCAAGACCCCACCGCCCCTGGTGGCCCGACGGTGGAAGTTGCCCGCATTGAATTTTCCGGTCACAGCGTCTTCAGTACGGAGCAACTTGAGCAGGTTGTGGATGAGTTACTGGATCAATCCTACGACCTGGCCGGACTGCGCGATATCGCCTGGCAGGTGACCAGCTATTACCACCACAACGGTTACCCGTTCGCCCGTGCTTTTCTCCCTGCCCAGACCTTAAGCGACGGGACCGTTCAGATTCAGATTGTCGAAGGCCGCTACGGGCAAATCACCGCCCAGGGGGATGACAAGCTCGCTGCTGCTGCCCAGCGTCGCCTTGGCAGCCTTAAGTCTGGTGGTGTCATTGCCTCTGCCCCTTTAGAGCGCGCCACCCTGATTCTCGATGATCTGCCTGGCTTGCGAACATCTCCCCTGATCCGCCCCGGACAGGAACTTGGCACCGGCGATCTGTTGGTGACAGTCGAAGCCGATAAGCGTTATAGCGGTGATATCGCTGTTGACAACCATGGCAACCGCTACACCGGCGAATATCGCACCCGCGCAGGACTCAACCTCAATCCCCTGGTGCTGGTCGGTGATCAACTGCAACTGCGCGCTATGATCACCAGCGAAACCCTGCTGCTCGGTTCCGCTACCTATAGTGTTCCCCTCGGCTCATCGGGACTGCGCGGCCAGGTGGGTTACGCCTATACCGACTATGAACTCGGCAAGGAATACTCTTCCCTCGACAGCACCGGCAAAGCCCACATCACCAGCGTCGGTCTCAGCTACCCGATCATCCGTACCCAGCGTGGCAATCTGACCTTAAGCGCCATCTATCAGCACAAGCGCCTGATCGATGAAAACCTCGCCGACCGTACCCGCCGCACCAGCGACAGTATGCCGGTCAGCCTGTTGTTCGATCACCGTGACGGCATCCTGGGTGCCGGGATCACCTACGGCAGCCTGACCTGGACCCCGGGGCGGGTCAAAACCAACGTCAACGACCGCCCCGAAGGCAGCTTCCACAAGGTGACCCTCGATGTTGCTCGCTTACAGCAGATTACCAACAACCTGACCCTCTTTACCCGCGTCAGCGGCCAGAAAAGTGACAGTAACCTTGATTCCTCCGAAGACTTTGGTGTCGGCGGGGTTTATGGGGTACGCGCCTATCCCAGCGGCGAAGGCTACGGCGATCAAGGGATTCTCGCCCAGATCGAACTGCGCTACCGCATCAAGCAGCTAAGCCCCTATCTGTTTTATGACGTAGGTCATGTGCGCATCAACAAACATGAGGATGGTTCCGACAACCATCGCCGTATTGACGGCGGAGGGATGGGTGTGCGCGCCAACTACAAAAGGTTCACCACCGACATCGCCGTCGCCTGGCGTACCCGAGGTGGTGAGCCGCTGTCCGACAGCAAGGATCGTGATCCCCGGATTTGGGCGACCTTGGGGTACAGCTTCTAA
- a CDS encoding NHL repeat-containing protein — protein MNVSRLISFRVFMTIFLCLTLLLVGCGSSSSHRSDADSTHQMGGSIQGKELALTGETATIFGAGDVTPDGYRTSVVITTPYGITADNDSFYVSEMFNHTIRKIEMTSGEVTTLAGVAGSSGSDDSSSGIAQFAMPLGITTDGTYLYVCDGANHTIRQVEIASGLVSTLAGGAGDADFADGQGFDARFDNPNSIATDGTHLYVTDLNNHAIRRIVIATGEVTTLAGSARHEGSNDGSGSAARFYFPNGIAVDGGNLYVVDTYNHTIRRIVIETGEVTTLAGSAGESGTTDGLGLAARFNEPRGISLDGDVLYVTDGVNNTVRKVVITTGEVTTVAGIAMQSGATDDIGTQARFNAPRGIMALGDSLYVSDTENSLIRAVDISTPENTVVTFAGFISHEFADVTTDGTNLYVSDFGTRTIQKINIATGVITTLAGRFGTIGSTDGDSSVALFNYPQGITTDGTNLYVTDYFDNTIRMVSIASGEVSTLAGTSGTMGSSDGIGNAAEFSFPYGITTDGTNLYVSDMLNQTIRQILIATGEVTTLAGSVGNSGSNDGIGPDARFFYPLGITTDGTNLYVADYYNKIIRQVEIATGAVTTLAGSAGSSGSVDGIGIDARFSSLSNITTDGTNLYVSDFENKNIRQVVIATGEVTTVAGNAEKSGSTDGSATEALFDGPTGITTDGKRLYILDDFTRIRAIR, from the coding sequence ATGAATGTTTCAAGGTTGATTAGTTTTCGGGTTTTCATGACGATTTTTCTTTGTTTAACCCTGTTGCTCGTAGGTTGTGGCAGTAGCAGTTCTCACCGCTCGGATGCGGATAGTACACACCAAATGGGAGGATCGATTCAGGGTAAAGAACTTGCTCTAACTGGAGAAACGGCAACGATTTTCGGAGCGGGCGACGTGACACCGGATGGGTATCGCACCTCAGTCGTGATCACCACTCCCTACGGGATCACTGCGGACAACGACAGCTTTTATGTCAGCGAAATGTTTAATCACACCATCCGCAAGATAGAGATGACCTCGGGCGAAGTCACGACGCTGGCTGGAGTTGCTGGCTCATCCGGTTCAGATGACTCAAGTAGCGGAATCGCCCAATTTGCGATGCCCCTCGGCATTACTACCGATGGCACCTACCTGTATGTCTGCGATGGAGCCAATCACACGATTCGCCAGGTGGAGATTGCCAGCGGATTAGTCTCGACATTAGCCGGTGGCGCCGGTGACGCTGATTTTGCCGACGGACAGGGCTTCGATGCCCGGTTCGACAATCCCAACAGTATTGCCACGGATGGAACACATCTTTATGTGACCGATTTGAATAATCACGCGATCCGTCGAATTGTAATCGCCACTGGTGAGGTAACAACCTTGGCAGGTAGTGCGAGACATGAGGGTTCAAATGATGGCAGCGGTTCCGCTGCTCGGTTCTATTTTCCAAACGGCATTGCCGTTGACGGGGGCAATCTCTATGTGGTGGATACCTATAATCATACTATCCGCCGGATTGTGATTGAAACTGGTGAGGTAACAACCCTGGCAGGTAGTGCGGGGGAAAGTGGTACAACTGACGGCCTCGGTTTAGCGGCTCGTTTTAATGAACCCAGGGGTATTTCTCTGGATGGGGATGTTCTTTATGTAACCGATGGAGTGAACAATACGGTTCGCAAGGTGGTCATTACTACCGGTGAGGTAACGACAGTGGCAGGAATCGCCATGCAGAGTGGCGCGACCGACGATATTGGTACACAGGCGCGATTCAATGCACCAAGAGGGATTATGGCGTTGGGTGACAGCCTGTATGTGAGCGATACTGAAAATAGTCTGATCCGTGCCGTCGATATATCGACCCCGGAGAACACCGTTGTCACCTTTGCGGGGTTTATTAGCCATGAATTTGCAGACGTAACGACCGATGGCACCAACCTCTACGTAAGTGATTTCGGCACCCGAACGATTCAAAAAATCAACATTGCTACTGGTGTGATAACGACATTGGCAGGCCGCTTTGGGACTATCGGTTCAACGGATGGCGACAGTTCTGTTGCCCTGTTTAATTATCCACAGGGAATCACAACCGATGGCACCAACCTCTATGTAACTGACTATTTTGACAACACGATCCGTATGGTAAGCATTGCCAGCGGTGAAGTCAGTACCCTGGCAGGCACCTCTGGCACTATGGGTTCATCTGACGGTATTGGCAATGCCGCCGAGTTTAGTTTTCCTTACGGCATTACTACGGATGGGACCAACCTGTATGTGTCCGACATGCTCAATCAAACAATACGCCAGATTTTAATTGCTACCGGTGAGGTGACGACATTGGCGGGCAGTGTTGGCAACAGCGGTTCTAACGACGGGATCGGTCCTGACGCCCGATTCTTTTATCCGCTAGGGATAACAACCGATGGGACGAACCTTTATGTCGCCGATTATTATAACAAAATCATTCGCCAGGTCGAAATAGCGACGGGGGCGGTGACGACCCTGGCAGGAAGTGCCGGTAGCAGCGGTTCTGTCGACGGCATCGGTATAGATGCTCGATTCTCTTCTCTAAGCAATATCACTACGGATGGCACGAACCTCTATGTCAGTGACTTCGAGAACAAGAATATTCGTCAGGTTGTCATTGCTACCGGTGAGGTAACAACAGTAGCGGGTAACGCCGAGAAGAGTGGCTCAACCGATGGCTCCGCCACCGAAGCCCTGTTCGATGGGCCGACTGGTATAACAACGGATGGTAAACGGCTTTACATCTTGGATGAT
- a CDS encoding substrate-binding periplasmic protein, translated as MNCQLPATNTLKPLISLLVLLFTVVLSGCGGSSGSGSDPIVIAGIDMNPHVYEENGIIVGIDAEVATMVAANAGVDHWLEIDDVSFTELYNKTKAGPNRAIIGINYAESRKDDFKWVGPINRSGFHVYTKKGAVSGAGQAVAKEIPRIAAVPGWLETTTLEDQGFTNLEYFNSYEEAFTAFENDHVEAIATDLMQLAYRVRGKYSITADFDTVYSYKSAFYYMAFSKDVDDRLISSMQSALDELIISGTVYATLKKYFSTAPKFMSPDILQVFSEYAPPFNYYTGFIGNYQVAGSSVEIVKEIQKRLGGYTSSIYMTSWFDGYATVQELPNSALFTTARTPEREDLFQWVGPIAPMNPNFYTLKSANITADTLEQARWLTVTTPTQWYTHDFLKANDFSDILTTYYPADSFAQLLEREADAIYIDPDAIDWLCRERGTSCDDLYRLPIETPQRQGYIAFSLNTPKSTVDKWQQALDAMKAEGVFDVIQLGWDGSLERFSHDPALAAALDGGMQENVLKEFKRFYDAFPGLYSVQWIDTTGINRFGYPEANSLPSGYVYNPADIRDSKFLAALANRQQPSAFEIPLIEGGEGAFLFYPVYRYGQYLGVVYTIKLKN; from the coding sequence ATGAATTGTCAATTGCCTGCAACCAACACTCTAAAACCCCTCATCTCCCTGCTGGTGTTGCTATTCACTGTTGTATTGTCCGGTTGCGGTGGCAGTTCGGGCAGCGGGAGCGATCCCATTGTGATTGCGGGGATCGATATGAACCCCCATGTCTATGAGGAAAACGGCATCATTGTCGGCATTGATGCGGAGGTGGCAACCATGGTGGCGGCAAATGCTGGCGTCGATCATTGGTTGGAGATCGATGATGTCAGCTTCACCGAGCTCTATAACAAAACCAAAGCTGGCCCGAATCGGGCGATCATCGGTATCAACTATGCGGAGTCGAGAAAAGATGATTTCAAATGGGTTGGGCCGATCAACAGATCAGGATTTCATGTTTACACGAAAAAGGGCGCAGTTTCAGGGGCAGGCCAGGCGGTAGCAAAAGAAATCCCCAGGATAGCGGCGGTGCCGGGATGGCTGGAAACGACAACCCTTGAAGATCAGGGGTTTACAAATCTGGAATACTTCAATTCCTACGAAGAAGCCTTCACTGCCTTCGAAAATGATCATGTCGAGGCGATAGCCACCGATCTGATGCAGTTAGCCTACAGGGTCAGGGGTAAATATTCCATCACCGCTGACTTCGACACAGTATACAGCTACAAATCAGCCTTTTATTATATGGCGTTTTCAAAGGATGTTGATGACAGGTTGATCAGTTCAATGCAGAGTGCTCTTGATGAACTCATAATAAGTGGCACGGTGTACGCAACGCTAAAAAAATACTTTTCCACCGCACCGAAATTCATGAGCCCGGATATCCTTCAGGTGTTCTCTGAATATGCACCGCCTTTCAATTATTACACCGGGTTTATCGGTAACTATCAGGTTGCCGGTTCGTCTGTTGAAATCGTCAAAGAAATCCAGAAAAGGCTCGGCGGCTACACGTCAAGTATTTATATGACCAGCTGGTTTGACGGCTACGCAACCGTGCAGGAGCTTCCCAATAGTGCCCTGTTCACGACAGCCCGAACCCCTGAGCGGGAGGATCTGTTTCAGTGGGTCGGGCCGATAGCGCCCATGAACCCGAATTTCTATACCCTCAAAAGCGCAAACATCACTGCGGATACACTTGAACAAGCTCGTTGGTTGACAGTTACAACGCCGACCCAATGGTATACCCACGATTTCCTGAAAGCCAACGATTTCAGCGACATTCTCACCACCTATTACCCGGCAGATTCGTTCGCTCAACTGCTTGAGCGGGAGGCTGATGCCATCTACATTGATCCTGATGCTATTGACTGGTTATGCAGAGAGAGGGGCACATCCTGCGACGATCTTTACCGGTTGCCTATCGAGACACCGCAACGTCAGGGGTATATCGCCTTCAGCCTGAATACGCCCAAAAGCACTGTAGATAAGTGGCAACAGGCTCTGGATGCGATGAAGGCCGAGGGCGTCTTTGATGTGATCCAGCTGGGATGGGATGGCAGTCTTGAACGGTTTTCGCATGATCCGGCGTTGGCGGCTGCGCTGGACGGAGGAATGCAGGAAAATGTGCTGAAGGAGTTCAAGCGGTTTTACGATGCTTTCCCCGGGCTCTACTCTGTGCAATGGATCGACACGACCGGGATCAACCGTTTCGGCTACCCTGAAGCCAACAGCCTCCCCTCCGGTTATGTCTACAATCCCGCTGACATCCGTGACAGTAAGTTTCTTGCTGCACTTGCCAATCGGCAGCAACCTTCTGCTTTTGAAATCCCTCTGATTGAGGGTGGTGAAGGTGCGTTTCTTTTCTATCCGGTCTACAGGTATGGTCAATATCTGGGAGTGGTATACACGATCAAACTGAAAAACTAG